One Bdellovibrionota bacterium DNA window includes the following coding sequences:
- a CDS encoding MoaD/ThiS family protein, whose amino-acid sequence MSIKVLIPTPLRAYTAEKDSLEMAGNTVGEVLRNMTAQYADLRKHLFDDKGVLRNFVNVYLNDEDVRFLKKDATPLKDGDTLTIVPSIAGG is encoded by the coding sequence ATGTCGATTAAAGTACTGATCCCCACTCCGCTCCGAGCCTACACGGCAGAAAAGGACAGCCTCGAAATGGCGGGGAACACGGTAGGCGAAGTCCTGCGAAACATGACCGCGCAATATGCGGATCTCAGGAAACATCTTTTTGATGACAAAGGAGTTCTCCGAAACTTTGTGAACGTTTATCTGAATGACGAAGATGTGCGCTTCTTAAAAAAGGACGCCACGCCGCTCAAGGATGGCGATACCCTGACGATCGTTCCGTCGATAGCGGGAGGATGA
- a CDS encoding HEAT repeat domain-containing protein → MIRRHYTWAARRTDDFSDLSWTNREYVGRYGSQVPDMWQERMKFWLAPVRKIKLFRRKTIVAGWISIFVLGWAGTCFAFQVSAPAPTPVVSPTRSVFPVATPTPAVPTPSPTPTRSAREWAKDLADPDPKKHTAAANALEEMREQAIPELIETLSSRSPLARALSATLLWKLGLPANSATPKLKSILARDKDEGVRLRAAQALSRIEANPDYVVPHLTKCLKTCSAWGRSEAAKILGEFEPAAKQALPALKHALKDSNKDVRSSAKEAIRIIEGDGGSRN, encoded by the coding sequence ATGATTCGCCGGCATTATACATGGGCGGCCCGCCGCACCGACGATTTCTCCGATTTGTCCTGGACGAATCGGGAATACGTCGGTAGGTATGGATCGCAGGTCCCGGACATGTGGCAGGAACGGATGAAATTCTGGCTTGCGCCCGTAAGAAAAATTAAACTGTTCCGTCGGAAGACTATTGTGGCAGGGTGGATTTCAATTTTCGTCCTCGGCTGGGCCGGAACGTGTTTCGCCTTCCAAGTCTCAGCGCCCGCGCCGACACCCGTTGTCTCCCCGACGCGGTCGGTGTTCCCGGTTGCCACGCCAACCCCCGCGGTTCCCACACCCTCTCCAACGCCCACAAGAAGTGCCCGGGAATGGGCGAAGGATTTGGCCGATCCCGATCCAAAAAAACACACGGCGGCCGCGAATGCATTGGAGGAAATGCGGGAGCAGGCGATCCCGGAATTGATCGAGACTCTGTCGAGCCGTTCTCCGCTTGCCCGGGCACTTTCGGCCACACTCCTTTGGAAGTTGGGCCTGCCCGCTAATTCCGCAACGCCCAAGTTGAAGTCGATTCTGGCCAGGGACAAGGACGAAGGCGTGCGACTTCGGGCCGCGCAAGCGCTGAGCAGGATTGAAGCCAATCCGGACTACGTCGTGCCTCACCTGACGAAATGTCTCAAAACATGTTCCGCGTGGGGCAGGTCGGAAGCGGCCAAGATCCTCGGGGAATTTGAGCCGGCCGCGAAACAGGCGCTACCGGCCCTGAAACATGCCTTGAAGGATTCCAACAAAGACGTGCGAAGTTCGGCTAAAGAAGCGATCCGAATTATTGAAGGGGACGGAGGCTCCCGGAATTAA
- the moeB gene encoding molybdopterin-synthase adenylyltransferase MoeB: MSLSQEEVQRYSRHLIMPEVGTEGQERLKQASVLMIGAGGLGAPLGLYLTAAGIGRIGILDFDRVDASNLHRQVIYGTDDVGRSKLGAAKDRLANMNPNVVIETHETKLTSENAMEIIGRYDIVVDGTDNYPTRYLVNDACVLLKKPNVYGSIFRFEGQASVFDATRGPCYRCLYAVPPPPGLVPSCAEGGVLGILPGVIGTIQATETVKLILGRGESLIGRLLLYDALSMKFRELKLRKNLECPICSDRPTITKLIDYNEFCGIRPDPVVEEAFEITPQELKTRIDRGDKFVLLDVREANEYSICHLEGAKLIPLREVPNRLNELNLGEEIIAYCKMGKRSQTAADQLRKAGFKKVMSLKGGINAWSNEIDPSVPKY; encoded by the coding sequence ATGTCGCTGTCGCAAGAAGAGGTCCAAAGGTACAGCCGCCATCTCATCATGCCGGAGGTCGGGACGGAGGGACAGGAGCGCTTGAAACAAGCATCGGTCCTGATGATCGGCGCCGGGGGGCTCGGCGCTCCTCTCGGTCTTTACTTGACCGCGGCGGGCATCGGACGGATCGGCATTCTCGATTTTGATCGCGTGGACGCCTCGAACCTGCACCGTCAAGTCATCTATGGAACGGACGATGTGGGCCGTTCCAAACTGGGTGCCGCGAAGGATCGACTCGCGAACATGAATCCCAACGTTGTGATCGAAACGCATGAGACAAAGCTCACTTCGGAAAATGCCATGGAGATCATCGGACGATACGACATCGTTGTGGACGGTACGGACAATTATCCGACGCGGTATCTGGTGAACGACGCCTGCGTGTTGCTGAAGAAGCCGAACGTGTATGGCTCCATCTTTCGTTTCGAGGGGCAGGCATCGGTGTTTGATGCCACGCGAGGGCCATGCTACCGCTGCCTTTATGCCGTCCCTCCGCCTCCCGGACTTGTCCCGAGCTGCGCGGAAGGAGGTGTCCTGGGAATTCTTCCTGGGGTCATCGGCACGATTCAGGCGACGGAAACGGTGAAACTGATTTTGGGCCGCGGAGAATCGTTGATCGGCCGCCTTCTTCTTTACGATGCGCTTTCGATGAAGTTCCGAGAGCTCAAATTACGAAAGAACCTGGAATGTCCGATCTGCTCCGACCGGCCGACGATCACAAAATTGATCGATTACAACGAATTTTGCGGGATTCGACCGGATCCGGTGGTGGAAGAGGCGTTCGAGATTACGCCTCAAGAGCTGAAAACTCGGATCGATCGAGGGGACAAGTTCGTTCTTCTTGATGTCCGGGAAGCGAACGAGTACTCGATTTGTCATTTGGAGGGGGCGAAACTCATTCCGCTGCGTGAGGTGCCGAACCGTCTGAATGAACTGAACCTGGGCGAGGAAATCATTGCGTATTGCAAAATGGGGAAACGCTCGCAAACCGCCGCCGACCAACTTCGCAAAGCCGGATTTAAAAAAGTCATGAGCCTAAAGGGCGGAATCAACGCCTGGTCGAATGAAATCGATCCGTCCGTTCCAAAATATTGA
- a CDS encoding glycosidase, protein MSPGKKEYDDLFVRSERNPILSATDWSYAVNTVFNAGATRLADGTTLLLCRVEDRTGHSHLCAARSKNGVDGWQVDSQPTFKPDPENHPEEVWGIEDARITYLAELKKYAVVYTSFSRGGPGVSIGLTEDFRTFERLGVVMPPEDKDAALLPHRIDGRWVMIHRPSTPLGSHIWSSYSPDLRHWGDHKLVLQARRGAWWDANKIGLNTPLIETPQGWLMIYHGVRHTAAGGLYRLGLALLDLKRVEHCLLRGETWIFGPEETYEREGDVGNVVFPCGLTIDPDGDTIHLYYGAADTCIALANASLQKLLSWLDQNGRPERFPV, encoded by the coding sequence ATGAGCCCGGGGAAAAAGGAATACGACGATCTTTTCGTCCGAAGTGAACGAAATCCCATTCTTTCGGCCACCGATTGGTCGTATGCCGTAAACACGGTCTTCAACGCCGGGGCCACGCGCCTGGCGGATGGAACCACCCTGCTTCTCTGCCGGGTGGAGGACCGCACCGGGCATTCGCATCTCTGCGCCGCGCGCTCGAAGAATGGAGTCGACGGTTGGCAGGTGGATTCTCAGCCGACATTCAAACCCGATCCCGAGAATCATCCCGAGGAAGTTTGGGGAATCGAGGATGCCCGGATCACGTATCTCGCGGAATTAAAGAAATATGCGGTCGTGTACACGTCTTTTTCTAGGGGCGGGCCGGGAGTTTCCATTGGGTTGACGGAAGACTTCCGAACGTTCGAGCGCCTGGGCGTCGTAATGCCTCCCGAAGACAAAGATGCCGCGCTTCTTCCCCATCGCATCGATGGGAGATGGGTCATGATTCACCGGCCCTCCACGCCGCTTGGGTCGCACATCTGGAGTTCGTATTCGCCCGATCTCCGGCATTGGGGGGACCACAAGCTTGTGCTTCAAGCCCGGCGGGGCGCGTGGTGGGACGCCAACAAGATCGGTCTCAACACGCCTCTGATTGAAACGCCGCAAGGTTGGCTGATGATTTACCACGGCGTGCGACACACGGCCGCCGGAGGTCTCTATCGTTTGGGCCTCGCGCTGTTGGATTTAAAACGTGTGGAACATTGTCTTTTGCGGGGAGAAACGTGGATCTTCGGACCCGAAGAGACCTACGAGCGGGAAGGGGATGTAGGCAACGTCGTCTTTCCGTGCGGGCTTACCATCGATCCGGATGGGGACACGATTCATCTATATTATGGAGCGGCGGACACGTGCATCGCCTTGGCCAACGCGAGCCTTCAAAAATTATTGAGTTGGCTTGACCAAAACGGCCGCCCCGAACGCTTTCCGGTGTGA
- a CDS encoding response regulator — MDSAETSVPAVMDEQDVRVLFNILTAAQYCRNLDELLDRCLKAVVELPGLEIESKGGIFLVDEKEKRLKLARSYGSFTDEFLAKEAVIPMGACLCGRVAQSGESIVSNSSFTDKRHEHTFAGMTEHGHYILPIKSNGKTIAVMFLYTDKDPPFQARRLKLLEAIAGYLGMAIERFLEFQARTQAEALARTKDSFFANMSHEIRTPLNGIMGMAGLLLDTKLDNEQREYVESVTKSAESLLRIINDVLDFAKMESGKLEIEAVDCSLRTIVEEVVEMMALQAFEKRVELLCDLDTLLPEGVRTDPLRLRQILVNLISNAVKFTEEGEVSLSVRPVDRQGEYMTIRFTVKDTGIGIPEDKQDRLFEEFFQADGGTTKKYQGTGLGLAITRKLAQLLGGEISFKSSAGQGSEFWFDLKLQIIAKDRQEMLHSFKSLRDRKILIVDDNATNRQILKRQLEMVGAKVSTAKDPTAGLMLLYKSVSEHAPFAAAILDFQMPDMNGEEMGKAIKNDALLQDTPLVMLTSAGDIGEKSRFKNIGFDAFLTKPVKRYTLYECLEAIFHREVPPAPEESERPLPPTTAVATRLSILVAEDNVINQKIILALLKRMGHEADLAENGVQAIFAAGHKKYDLILMDCQMPEMDGFQATKRIRESNNPNAHTKIVALTAYAMKGDEQKCLDSGMNGYISKPVKPERLSELIHQHALSIASEGAG; from the coding sequence ATGGATTCCGCGGAAACTTCCGTACCGGCTGTCATGGATGAACAGGACGTCAGAGTTCTCTTCAATATTCTCACCGCGGCTCAGTATTGCAGAAATCTTGACGAGCTCTTGGATCGTTGCCTCAAAGCGGTTGTTGAACTCCCGGGACTTGAAATCGAATCCAAGGGCGGCATTTTTCTTGTCGATGAGAAGGAGAAGCGGCTCAAGTTAGCAAGGTCGTACGGTTCCTTTACGGATGAATTTCTCGCCAAGGAAGCCGTCATTCCCATGGGCGCTTGCCTGTGTGGCCGGGTCGCCCAGTCCGGTGAAAGTATCGTAAGCAATAGCTCTTTTACCGATAAGCGTCACGAACACACCTTCGCCGGAATGACGGAGCATGGGCATTACATCTTGCCCATCAAGTCGAATGGAAAAACCATCGCAGTCATGTTCCTTTATACCGATAAAGACCCGCCATTTCAGGCTCGCCGCCTCAAGTTACTGGAGGCGATCGCCGGCTATCTCGGCATGGCCATTGAAAGATTCCTGGAGTTTCAGGCCCGCACCCAAGCGGAAGCTCTGGCGCGGACAAAGGACTCGTTCTTTGCAAACATGAGCCATGAGATACGAACACCCTTGAACGGTATCATGGGTATGGCCGGACTGCTTCTCGACACAAAGTTGGATAACGAACAACGTGAATATGTTGAAAGTGTCACCAAGAGCGCGGAATCATTGTTGCGAATCATTAATGATGTCCTCGATTTTGCGAAGATGGAATCAGGTAAGCTGGAGATTGAGGCCGTGGACTGTTCCTTGCGCACGATTGTCGAGGAGGTCGTCGAAATGATGGCATTGCAGGCATTCGAAAAGCGCGTCGAGTTGCTCTGCGATCTTGACACTCTTCTTCCCGAAGGAGTTCGAACGGATCCGTTAAGGCTTCGGCAGATTCTCGTCAACCTTATATCGAATGCCGTGAAATTTACGGAAGAGGGGGAAGTCAGTCTCTCGGTGCGACCCGTGGACCGGCAAGGGGAGTATATGACGATCCGATTCACGGTTAAGGATACGGGAATCGGCATCCCGGAAGACAAGCAAGATCGTCTGTTTGAAGAGTTTTTTCAGGCCGATGGCGGGACAACAAAAAAATACCAAGGGACGGGACTCGGGTTGGCCATTACGCGCAAACTTGCGCAGCTGCTTGGCGGCGAGATTTCTTTTAAGAGCTCCGCCGGGCAAGGGAGCGAATTCTGGTTCGACCTCAAGCTGCAGATCATTGCGAAAGATCGACAGGAAATGCTCCATTCCTTCAAGTCATTAAGGGATAGAAAGATACTGATCGTGGATGACAATGCCACGAATCGCCAAATTCTGAAGCGACAACTTGAGATGGTCGGCGCTAAAGTCAGCACCGCAAAAGATCCCACCGCCGGGCTGATGTTGCTTTACAAATCGGTTAGTGAACACGCTCCTTTTGCCGCGGCGATTTTGGATTTCCAGATGCCGGACATGAACGGCGAGGAGATGGGGAAGGCGATCAAAAACGACGCCTTGCTGCAAGACACGCCGCTGGTGATGCTAACTTCAGCCGGCGACATCGGGGAAAAGAGCCGATTTAAGAACATTGGTTTTGATGCTTTTTTGACGAAACCGGTTAAGCGCTACACGCTCTATGAGTGCCTCGAAGCGATCTTCCATCGTGAAGTACCGCCGGCGCCTGAGGAAAGTGAAAGGCCCTTGCCGCCAACGACCGCCGTCGCGACGAGGCTGAGTATTCTCGTGGCGGAGGATAATGTTATTAACCAGAAAATCATCCTGGCACTTTTGAAAAGGATGGGTCACGAGGCCGATCTAGCTGAAAACGGCGTCCAAGCCATCTTCGCGGCGGGTCATAAGAAATACGACCTCATTCTTATGGACTGTCAAATGCCCGAAATGGACGGTTTCCAGGCGACAAAGCGGATCCGTGAGAGCAACAACCCAAATGCGCATACTAAAATCGTCGCCTTGACAGCCTATGCGATGAAGGGCGACGAACAGAAGTGTCTCGATTCGGGCATGAATGGCTATATTTCGAAACCGGTCAAACCGGAGAGGCTCTCGGAACTCATCCACCAACACGCGCTCTCGATCGCGAGTGAAGGGGCAGGGTAA
- a CDS encoding M67 family metallopeptidase, whose translation HLEKCYPEEGCGFLIGRAVEGDRRVIRVQPSQNYGGESRGRRYSIDPKEFMMADQGARADHLDIVGIYHSHPDHPAAPSEFDRVNAWVGYSYVVVGVEKGKSKGFTSWTMNRENGEFLSEEIRRENEYVD comes from the coding sequence AACATCTGGAGAAGTGTTACCCGGAGGAAGGGTGCGGTTTTCTTATCGGCCGTGCGGTTGAAGGAGACCGACGGGTAATTCGAGTTCAACCTTCTCAAAATTATGGAGGCGAAAGCCGCGGGCGGCGCTATTCGATTGACCCGAAAGAATTCATGATGGCTGATCAAGGGGCTCGCGCCGATCATCTGGATATCGTTGGAATCTACCACTCTCATCCCGATCATCCGGCAGCGCCGAGCGAGTTCGATCGGGTAAACGCGTGGGTAGGTTACTCGTACGTCGTTGTGGGGGTTGAAAAAGGGAAGTCCAAGGGATTTACTTCATGGACGATGAATCGAGAGAATGGGGAATTTTTAAGTGAAGAGATCCGAAGGGAGAACGAATATGTCGATTAA
- a CDS encoding ATP-binding protein: MIARHYRKVFGVRWPVSFDPREAVFWFNFGWVALMVFLVLGGLHVSGERFLHRLGPYHWLIEALCIVSVLLPTAYFFLMQPLRRTLEQRNSLTTAIEKSGNIFVIVDKAGNVKYANDRFMDVNGYSKEDLPSLNWRSFLFSDGTSQAEADLLHAIEKGEYWSGELRFKKKNDEIGEQYGVVSGVRNEAGAIERYLILSQDITEQQRAKAEKVQLEEELRQAQKMESFGRLAGGIAHDYNNILSVILNYGDFVSQQLNGQDPVRADVEEIRQAALRAVGLTRRLLIFSRRDLPKVETLCVNDVVREMEKILRRTIGEDITLKTDLADDLNDINMDRGHLEQILMNFFTNSRDAMPSGGKIVIETSNVSVDEAYASQRKGVTPGEYVQLSVSDNGIGMNAETAARIFEPFFTTKPSDKGTGLGLSVVYGIIKQSLGNVWVYSEPAKGTTFKVLLPVTKTHIARVATEAQPAVSAGNGELVLLAEDDPKVRNITRRILEMGGYRVLPAEDGMDAFHLFETQRKKPDLVVTDIIMPQISGPLLVKKLRAIDPKVKVLFMSGYSGSVIEHHEILESKEMFLQKPFTRKELLEKVNQILRQDIARRRAGSPKLV, from the coding sequence ATGATAGCGCGACACTATCGAAAGGTCTTTGGAGTTAGGTGGCCGGTCAGCTTTGATCCTCGTGAAGCGGTTTTTTGGTTCAATTTCGGGTGGGTGGCCCTCATGGTTTTCTTGGTTCTCGGGGGGCTGCACGTATCGGGGGAACGATTTCTCCATAGATTGGGCCCGTATCACTGGCTGATCGAGGCTCTTTGCATCGTTTCCGTGCTTCTTCCCACGGCATATTTTTTTCTCATGCAACCGCTCAGGAGAACGCTGGAGCAGCGAAACTCTCTTACGACAGCCATCGAGAAGAGCGGAAATATTTTCGTTATCGTAGACAAAGCGGGAAACGTCAAATACGCCAATGACCGTTTCATGGATGTGAATGGATATTCTAAAGAAGACCTGCCGAGCTTGAACTGGAGGTCCTTTCTATTTTCGGATGGAACGTCTCAGGCGGAAGCCGACCTTCTCCATGCGATCGAAAAAGGAGAGTACTGGTCGGGCGAACTTCGCTTTAAAAAGAAAAATGATGAAATAGGCGAGCAATACGGAGTTGTTTCAGGCGTGAGGAACGAAGCGGGAGCGATCGAGCGGTATCTTATTCTCAGTCAGGATATCACTGAACAACAGCGGGCAAAGGCGGAGAAAGTTCAGCTTGAGGAGGAGCTTCGCCAGGCTCAAAAGATGGAGTCCTTCGGCCGATTGGCGGGAGGAATCGCGCACGATTACAATAATATTCTCTCGGTTATCTTAAATTACGGAGACTTCGTCTCTCAGCAACTGAACGGCCAGGACCCGGTCAGGGCGGATGTTGAAGAGATTCGACAAGCCGCCCTGCGGGCTGTAGGCCTGACCCGAAGGCTTCTGATCTTCAGCCGCCGAGATCTCCCGAAGGTTGAGACCTTGTGCGTAAACGACGTCGTGCGAGAAATGGAAAAAATCCTCCGAAGGACGATTGGCGAGGATATCACTCTTAAGACCGATCTTGCCGATGATCTGAACGATATAAACATGGACCGCGGGCATTTAGAGCAAATCCTCATGAATTTTTTCACGAACTCGCGTGATGCGATGCCCTCGGGGGGGAAGATTGTAATTGAGACTTCAAATGTGTCCGTGGATGAGGCCTATGCAAGCCAGCGAAAAGGAGTGACGCCGGGAGAATACGTTCAGTTGAGCGTGAGTGACAACGGGATCGGCATGAATGCAGAAACAGCGGCTCGCATTTTCGAGCCGTTTTTCACCACCAAGCCCAGCGACAAAGGGACGGGGTTGGGTTTGTCGGTGGTCTACGGAATCATCAAACAATCGCTGGGGAATGTTTGGGTCTATTCGGAGCCGGCCAAGGGAACGACGTTTAAGGTGTTGTTGCCGGTTACCAAGACGCATATTGCGCGTGTCGCAACGGAAGCGCAGCCCGCTGTTTCCGCGGGCAACGGGGAGCTTGTGTTGCTGGCGGAAGACGATCCGAAAGTGCGTAATATCACTCGCCGGATCTTAGAAATGGGTGGTTACAGGGTTTTGCCGGCGGAAGATGGGATGGATGCGTTTCACCTCTTTGAAACACAACGAAAAAAGCCTGATTTAGTCGTGACAGACATTATCATGCCGCAAATTTCAGGACCCCTTTTGGTGAAAAAACTGCGCGCGATTGATCCAAAAGTTAAGGTCCTTTTTATGTCCGGCTATTCCGGATCGGTGATCGAACACCATGAGATTCTCGAATCGAAAGAAATGTTTCTTCAAAAACCGTTCACCCGAAAGGAGTTGTTAGAGAAGGTCAATCAAATCTTGAGACAAGATATCGCTCGCCGACGCGCCGGTTCTCCCAAGCTCGTTTAA
- a CDS encoding glycosyltransferase family 4 protein — translation MNEPAGTSNIKRIVAIGDYLPRQCGIATFTTDLCEALSTQFPNTDVFAAPVNDTDEGYDYPSRVRFEIAQDDLSSYRRAADFLNINNVDVVCVQHEYGIYGGKAGSHILALLSELRMPVVTTLHTILENPDPNQKKVMEELTRLSDRLVVLSQRGVKFLEEIYHVPSNRIQMIPHGAPDVPFVDPNFHKDRFGVEGKTVLLTFGLLSPSKGIEYVIEALPAILERYPNLVFIVVGATHPNVLKEDGELYRLQLERLAADLGVNQNVVFHNRFVDIEELVEFIGAADLYVTPYLNREQICSGTLAYTVAAGKPVISTPYWYAEELLADGRGILVPFRDAQAIAGRVIELLQTEADRHAIRKRAYLFGREMIWSKVAAGYMQTFEEVREHRRRRPKPFSVRTLDQRPAELPPLSLNHLNRLTDETGLFQHAIHTIPNYREGYTTDDNTRGLILTVLLEDLGEEEEVQETEDLPARYLAFVSYAYNPENGRFRNFLGFDRRWSEEMGSDDSHGRALWALGSVSGRSRDSERAALAGQLFNTALKAMKDCTSPRSWAFTLLGLHDYLKRYAGDRDARQMQEMLAERLTEMFARNASADWTWFEDVLTYSNASLAQALLVSGSALGRSAYIETGLRALSWLGSIQGANEGHFVPIGSSGFYRRGGDRARFDQQPIEAQTMVSAYLEAYRITADKKWRKDAQRTFEWFLGRNDLRLPLYDPSTGGCRDGLHSDRVNQNQGAESTLAFLMALLELRLADQVLQI, via the coding sequence ATGAACGAGCCGGCGGGCACGTCGAATATCAAGCGGATCGTGGCGATCGGCGATTACCTCCCACGCCAATGTGGCATCGCGACGTTCACGACGGATCTCTGCGAGGCCCTTTCAACCCAGTTCCCCAATACCGATGTGTTTGCCGCCCCTGTGAATGATACGGACGAGGGGTACGACTATCCTTCCCGCGTCCGTTTTGAGATCGCCCAGGACGATCTTTCCTCCTATCGGCGTGCCGCCGATTTTCTCAACATCAACAATGTGGATGTGGTTTGTGTGCAGCACGAATACGGGATCTATGGGGGGAAGGCGGGAAGCCACATCCTGGCGCTCTTGAGTGAACTCCGGATGCCGGTGGTCACGACTCTCCATACGATTTTGGAGAACCCGGACCCGAATCAGAAAAAAGTGATGGAAGAACTCACGCGGCTCTCGGACCGTCTGGTGGTGCTGAGCCAGCGGGGCGTGAAGTTTCTCGAAGAGATCTACCATGTCCCGTCGAACCGGATCCAGATGATCCCCCACGGGGCACCCGACGTCCCGTTTGTGGATCCCAATTTTCACAAGGACCGCTTCGGTGTGGAGGGGAAGACCGTCCTTCTCACGTTCGGGCTGCTCTCGCCCAGCAAGGGGATCGAGTATGTGATCGAGGCCCTTCCGGCGATTCTGGAGCGATACCCGAACCTGGTCTTCATCGTCGTCGGGGCGACTCATCCGAATGTGCTGAAGGAAGATGGCGAACTGTACCGCCTGCAACTGGAGCGGCTGGCCGCGGACCTGGGCGTGAATCAAAACGTCGTTTTCCACAATCGTTTTGTGGATATCGAGGAGTTGGTGGAGTTCATCGGGGCCGCGGATCTCTACGTGACGCCTTATTTGAACCGCGAGCAGATCTGCTCGGGAACGCTCGCTTATACGGTGGCGGCCGGCAAACCCGTGATCTCCACGCCGTACTGGTACGCCGAGGAACTCCTCGCCGACGGCCGCGGAATCCTGGTTCCCTTCCGAGACGCGCAGGCCATCGCGGGTCGAGTGATCGAGCTCCTTCAGACGGAAGCCGACCGGCATGCCATCCGGAAACGGGCGTATCTTTTCGGCCGGGAGATGATCTGGTCGAAAGTGGCCGCCGGATACATGCAGACGTTCGAAGAGGTGCGTGAGCATCGGAGGCGGCGGCCGAAGCCCTTTTCGGTCCGGACGCTGGATCAAAGGCCCGCCGAATTACCTCCGTTGTCCCTGAATCATCTGAACCGGCTCACCGATGAAACCGGCCTTTTTCAGCATGCGATTCACACCATCCCCAACTATCGTGAGGGGTACACCACGGATGACAACACGCGGGGCTTGATCCTTACGGTACTTCTCGAGGACCTTGGGGAGGAAGAAGAGGTTCAGGAAACGGAAGATCTGCCGGCTCGGTATCTGGCTTTTGTCTCTTACGCGTACAATCCCGAAAACGGACGTTTCCGGAATTTTCTCGGATTCGACCGGCGCTGGTCGGAGGAAATGGGTTCGGATGACAGCCACGGGCGGGCTCTCTGGGCCTTGGGGAGCGTGTCGGGCCGATCGCGGGATTCAGAGCGGGCCGCCCTGGCGGGACAACTTTTCAACACGGCTTTAAAGGCGATGAAAGACTGCACGAGCCCGCGTTCGTGGGCTTTCACGCTTCTCGGGTTGCACGATTACCTCAAGCGCTATGCCGGCGACCGCGACGCCCGCCAAATGCAGGAGATGCTCGCCGAGCGATTGACGGAAATGTTCGCCCGCAACGCGTCCGCGGACTGGACATGGTTTGAAGACGTTCTGACGTACTCGAACGCCTCACTCGCCCAGGCGCTCCTTGTTTCGGGTTCCGCTTTGGGGCGCTCCGCATACATCGAAACGGGGCTTCGGGCGCTTTCGTGGCTTGGCTCCATCCAGGGAGCCAACGAGGGTCACTTCGTTCCGATCGGGTCTTCTGGATTCTATCGTCGGGGAGGCGACCGGGCGCGCTTTGATCAGCAGCCGATCGAGGCGCAAACCATGGTGTCCGCATACCTGGAAGCGTATCGCATCACGGCCGACAAGAAGTGGCGGAAGGATGCGCAGCGCACCTTTGAATGGTTCCTGGGCCGCAACGACCTGAGGCTTCCGCTCTACGATCCCTCCACCGGAGGTTGCAGGGACGGGCTTCATTCCGATCGCGTCAATCAGAATCAGGGAGCCGAATCGACGTTGGCGTTCTTGATGGCGCTCTTGGAACTCAGGCTGGCCGATCAAGTGCTGCAAATTTAA